In Hermetia illucens chromosome 1, iHerIll2.2.curated.20191125, whole genome shotgun sequence, one genomic interval encodes:
- the LOC119654500 gene encoding probable dolichyl pyrophosphate Man9GlcNAc2 alpha-1,3-glucosyltransferase, with amino-acid sequence MAISEKSFAYGGTVLLALFLRSAISMHGHSGEGVPPMYGDYEAQRHWQEVTVNLPIREWYRNTSDNDLMYWGLDYPPLTAYHSLVVGLAARKVNSSYVELHESRGISTPEHKYFMRWSVLVADLLIYIPAVLFVMRAVSRLVWKRASASSENIAFISTLLALIYPGQILIDNGHFQYNNISLGFMLLAVAFIITDQNVIAAIMFCLALNYKQMELYHALPFFVYLLRECFSGKRQSFTGKIASLIQLGFVVIITFAILWAPWICSFDSFLAVVRRIFPLARGVFEDKVANFWCVFNVVVKLKEKFTNEVMALICLGTTLLAAFPSCVHLFFKPSKVNFLYSLINTSLAFFLFSFQVHEKSILLVALPVLLLTTVETLASQWFALISVFSMFPLLEKDRLVVAFVSTMVVYGSILYIISSIYGESKPKPNAGFSKHLLKFSFMLSILIATGLVLCYLYVKPPDNLPHLFSLAISAYCCVHFLGFYCYFNCRQLFRNTLF; translated from the exons ATGGCAATCTCTGAAAAATCATTCGCCTACGGAGGCACCGTTCTGTTGGCGCTTTTCCTCCGATCTGCCATTTCCATGCACGGGCATTCCGGCGAGGGTGTCCCTCCCATGTATGGCGATTATGAAGCGCAACGTCACTGGCAAGAAGTGACCGTGAACCTCCCAATCAGAGAATGGTACCGGAACACATCGGACAATGACCTGATGTACTGGGGCCTCGACTACCCACCCTTGACAGCGTACCATAGTCTTGTGGTTGGACTTGCGGCTCGAAAAGTAAATAGCTCCTACGTGGAACTGCATGAATCGCGTGGTATATCCACGCCGGAACACAAATACTTCATGCGATGGAGCGTTCTGGTTGCAGATCTGTTGATCTACATCCCAGCAGTGTTGTTTGTAATGCGAGCAGTCTCGAGGCTTGTGTGGAAAAGGGCGAGTGCGTCCAGCGAGAACATCGCGTTCATTTCCACCCTTCTTGCCCTGATTTACCCTGGGCAGATTCTAATCGACAACGGGCACTTCCAATACAATAATATCTCGCTAGGCTTCATGCTTCTGGCAGTTGCGTTCATCATTACAGACCAGAACGTTATCGCCGCAATCATGTTCTGTTTGGCGTTGAACTACAAGCAAATGGAACTGTATCACGCCCTGCCCTTTTTCGTGTATTTACTGAGAGAGTGCTTCAGTGGGAAGCGTCAAAG TTTCACTGGGAAGATTGCGAGCCTGATACAATTGGGTTTCGTAGTTATCATCACGTTTGCCATATTATGGGCTCCTTGGATCTGTTCCTTTGACTCCTTTCTCGCAGTCGTTCGTCGGATCTTCCCTCTGGCTCGAGGCGTCTTTGAGGACAAAGTTGCTAATTTCTGGTGCGTTTTCAATGTGGTTGTAAAGCTCAA AGAAAAATTCACCAATGAAGTCATGGCACTAATCTGCCTGGGCACCACACTTTTGGCGGCCTTCCCTAGCTGCGTCCATTTGTTTTTCAAGCCGAGCAAAGTGAATTTCCTTTACTCCCTGATCAACACATCGCTGGCATTCTTCCTGTTCTCATTTCAA GTCCACGAGAAATCGATCCTGCTTGTTGCTCTCCCAGTTCTTCTCCTTACAACAGTCGAGACGTTGGCATCGCAGTGGTTTGCTCTCATATCGGTTTTCAGTATGTTCCCCTTACTTGAGAAGGATAGGCTCGTGGTAGCGTTTGTGAGCACGATGGTAGTTTACGGTAGCATTTTGTACATCATTTCAAGCATTTACGGAGAGTCCAAACCAAAGCCAAATGCCGGCTTCAGCAAGCATCTCCTTAAATTCAGTTTTATGCTTTCGATTTTGATTGCTACCGGCCTCGTGTTGTGTTATTTGTACGTGAAACCGCCAGACAATTTGCCTCATTTGTTTTCATTGGCAATTTCCGCTTATTGTTGTGTTCACTTCCTAGGGTTCTATTGCTATTTCAATTGTAGACAATTGTTTAGGAATACATTGTTTTGA
- the LOC119654524 gene encoding bolA-like protein 2 → MTSYTEDYLKQKLTEKLEATHVEVIDESDGCGGKFSALVVSPQFEGKTLIQRHRLVNSALSEELKTIHAFSQKTFTPKQWAEQPTN, encoded by the exons ATGACGAGCTACACAGAGGATTATCTTAAGCAGAAACTAACAGAAAAGCTGGAGGCAACACATGTG GAAGTGATCGACGAATCAGATGGTTGCGGTGGAAAATTCAGTGCTTTAGTGGTATCTCCCCAGTTTGAAGGCAAAACACTGATACAGAGGCACAG GCTCGTAAATTCAGCACTGTCCGAAGAGTTGAAAACTATACACGCATTTTCGCAGAAAACCTTTACACCGAAACAGTGGGCCGAGCAACCAACCAACTGA
- the LOC119654506 gene encoding mevalonate kinase: MARIQLAFKVSAPGKVILHGEHSVVYGKPAVAGAVGARNSLIFREQSHDSIDLDYTSISVQHKFAVLEVNKVLEQFSGNENNLDSSDKIESFFKCLIPDNLTDQGRKGLTSTLYLLCGILSQNKIKSISTGFSIKITSELSVGAGLGSSASFGVCLSAAFITYSKCRSVGDLSLDLSPEDKNTISNWAFESEKIMHGTPSGVDNTVCTFGSIVKFTKLKPIEHVDIKRKINILLVDSKVSRSTIKLVKQVAELKQEFPSIVDHMLSAMEEVANHAADLYASDSVDSNCSFEKLKKLFQINNDLLKGIGVSHPKLENIFSIALANGYSSKITGAGGGGYALILLPDSYKEMESFKTLCSDLENAGFSYLETNVGGPGVVVERV; encoded by the exons ATGGCGAGAATTCAGTTagcgtttaaagtttctgcTCCAGGGAAAGTGATTCTACACGGAGAACACTCGGTTGTTTATGGAAAACCTGCAGTTGCTGGCGCAGTTGGTGCACGGAATTCATTAATTTTCAGA GAGCAAAGCCATGACTCTATAGACTTAGACTACACAAGCATCAGCGTTCAGCATAAGTTTGCGGTGCTAGAAGTGAATAAAGTGCTTGAACAATTTagtggaaatgaaaataatttggatTCATCAGACAAGATTGAAAGTTTCTTTAAATGTCTCATCCCGGATAATCTAACAGATCAGGGTAGGAAAGGGCTGACTTCTACTTTGTATTTGTTGTGTGGGATACTGTCACAAAACAAAATCAAGTCAATAAG CACAGGATTCAGCATTAAAATCACGTCTGAACTCAGTGTAGGCGCTGGTCTAGGAAGTTCAGCTTCATTTGGAGTTTGCTTGTCAGCCGCATTTATAACTTATTCGAA GTGCAGATCTGTAGGCGATTTGAGTCTAGATTTATCACCAGAAGATAAGAACACAATATCAAACTGGGCGTtcgaatccgaaaaaatcatgcATGGAACTCCATCGGGAGTGGATAACACAGTTTGCACTTTCGGAAGCATTGTCAAATTCACCAAACTGAAGCCCATCGAGCATGTAGACATAAAGAggaaaataaacattttattaGTCGATAGTAAAGTTAGTCGAAGCACAATAAAATTGGTAAAACAAGTAGCAGAGTTGAAGCAAGAATTTCCTTCGATCGTTGATCACATGTTGAGCGCAATGGAGGAAGTTGCCAATCATGCTGCCGATCTGTACGCATCAGATTCCGTTGATAGTAATTGCAGCTTTGAGAAATTAAAG AAACTATTTCAAATCAACAATGACCTGCTGAAAGGTATCGGAGTATCTCACCCTAAATTAGAGAACATATTCAGTATAGCGCTAGCCAATGGATATTCAAGCAAAATCACTGGAGCTGGAGGAGGTGGTTACGCACTGATTTTATTGCCAGATTCTTATAAAGAAATGGAGTCATTCAAAACGCTTTGCTCGGATTTGGAAAATGCTGGGTTTTCATATCTAGAGACGAATGTCGGCGGACCAGGAGTTGTTGTTGAACGAGTGTAA